One stretch of Hoeflea sp. 108 DNA includes these proteins:
- a CDS encoding FAD-binding oxidoreductase, which produces MKSTTPAYASSQHERTVWWKTANTNPIGRPLTATTTADIAIIGAGFTGLTAALHLARRGARVAVLEADVIGSGASGLNAGFVVPNFAKADPAAVVAKLGRERGARLLDMIAVGADRVFATARENAIDCDAEQVGWMHVAHSEKMLPMLERRARAWQDLGRPVSMLDATEARRRAGMRHSYGALIDRSGGTVHPLNYAYGLADAAIAAGAVLHEHAEVDAVTRSGNGWQLASGEHRISARAVLLCSNAAETGVARRLGRIVVPLKVYQIATEPLDEVTVRRISPGRNPVADTRANLFTFRLDRDNRLISGGMSMLPMGAAPRMARMIAQRLQAELGLKHVPAVDSIWRGTAAMTTDFLPHIYEFAPGFIGGIGCNGRGIALTAMLGEVLADAVSGTRLADLPIPQASPRGLPFRSLAAAAPAVAIAQAKWQDRREGL; this is translated from the coding sequence ATGAAGTCCACCACACCGGCATATGCCTCTTCCCAGCATGAACGAACAGTCTGGTGGAAGACCGCCAATACGAACCCGATCGGCCGCCCTCTTACCGCGACGACGACAGCCGACATCGCCATCATCGGCGCCGGCTTCACCGGACTGACGGCTGCTCTGCACCTGGCCAGGCGCGGCGCGCGCGTCGCCGTGCTTGAGGCCGATGTGATCGGCAGTGGGGCCAGCGGGCTCAATGCCGGCTTCGTGGTCCCAAATTTCGCCAAGGCCGATCCTGCTGCCGTTGTGGCCAAGCTCGGCAGAGAACGTGGCGCAAGACTGCTGGACATGATCGCCGTCGGCGCAGATCGCGTCTTTGCCACGGCGCGCGAAAACGCCATCGATTGCGACGCCGAGCAGGTCGGCTGGATGCACGTCGCGCACTCGGAGAAGATGTTGCCGATGCTCGAGCGCCGCGCCAGAGCGTGGCAGGACCTGGGCAGGCCGGTAAGCATGCTCGACGCCACCGAAGCGCGCCGGCGCGCCGGCATGCGCCATTCCTACGGAGCATTGATCGACCGGAGCGGCGGCACGGTGCACCCGCTCAACTATGCCTATGGACTAGCGGACGCGGCCATCGCGGCAGGTGCCGTGCTGCATGAACATGCTGAAGTCGACGCTGTTACGCGGTCCGGCAATGGCTGGCAACTTGCGAGCGGCGAGCACCGGATAAGTGCACGCGCCGTGCTCTTGTGCAGCAATGCGGCGGAGACGGGTGTCGCACGCCGCCTCGGCCGCATCGTCGTGCCACTGAAAGTCTACCAGATCGCCACCGAACCGCTGGATGAGGTGACGGTTCGGCGCATCTCGCCCGGACGCAACCCTGTCGCCGATACCCGCGCCAATCTGTTTACCTTCCGGCTAGACCGCGACAATCGCCTGATCAGCGGCGGCATGTCCATGCTGCCGATGGGTGCTGCACCACGCATGGCCCGGATGATCGCGCAACGCTTGCAGGCAGAGCTTGGCCTCAAGCACGTACCTGCCGTCGACAGCATCTGGCGCGGTACAGCGGCCATGACCACGGACTTCCTGCCCCACATCTACGAATTCGCTCCCGGTTTCATCGGCGGCATCGGCTGCAACGGCCGCGGCATCGCTTTGACGGCAATGCTGGGCGAAGTGCTGGCGGATGCCGTGTCGGGCACGCGGCTTGCCGACCTGCCCATCCCTCAAGCCTCACCGCGCGGTCTGCCATTCCGCAGCCTTGCCGCGGCAGCGCCCGCGGTTGCCATTGCGCAAGCCAAGTGGCAGGACCGGCGGGAAGGACTTTAG
- a CDS encoding ornithine cyclodeaminase family protein yields the protein MLILNQQAVAEALPMADCIVAMRAALSDFAKGEYRLFPRHQLNAGPGEVLMGLMPVFANSGGQKMWCLKDVLVARDNAARGLDNHQGAVLLNDGETGQLRAVLDATEITARRTAATSAVATAALARADAKTVAILGTGTQAQTHIDALRLVVPDARFVVWGRTRAKADELARTNDIEIADSAREAVANADVVCTLTGSKEPILELGWLKVGCHINAVGSSSRGARELGDDIVAVSRFFVDSRSQAAVECGELLQPFERGVIGDDHISAELGEVLAGMQPGRASASDLTVFKSLGIAVEDAAAALCAVNNATALGIGQHVEW from the coding sequence ATGCTGATCCTCAACCAGCAAGCCGTGGCCGAGGCCCTGCCGATGGCAGACTGCATCGTCGCCATGCGTGCAGCCCTAAGCGACTTCGCCAAAGGCGAATATCGCCTGTTCCCGCGCCACCAGCTGAACGCCGGCCCGGGTGAGGTTCTGATGGGCCTCATGCCTGTCTTCGCAAACTCTGGCGGGCAGAAGATGTGGTGCCTCAAGGACGTGCTCGTCGCCCGTGACAATGCGGCGCGAGGTCTCGACAATCATCAGGGTGCGGTACTGCTCAACGATGGCGAAACCGGTCAATTGCGCGCCGTGCTGGACGCCACCGAGATTACCGCACGACGCACCGCCGCCACATCGGCGGTCGCGACAGCCGCACTGGCAAGGGCCGACGCCAAAACAGTCGCAATCCTCGGCACCGGCACGCAGGCACAAACCCACATCGACGCGCTGCGCCTGGTCGTGCCGGATGCACGCTTCGTTGTGTGGGGCCGCACCCGCGCCAAGGCCGACGAGCTTGCCCGCACAAATGACATCGAGATCGCCGACAGTGCCAGAGAGGCTGTCGCCAACGCCGACGTGGTGTGCACCTTGACCGGCTCGAAGGAGCCGATCCTCGAGCTTGGCTGGCTGAAGGTCGGTTGCCATATCAACGCCGTCGGATCGAGCAGTCGCGGCGCGCGGGAACTGGGCGACGACATCGTGGCAGTGTCACGCTTCTTCGTGGATTCGCGCAGCCAAGCTGCAGTCGAATGCGGCGAGTTGCTCCAACCTTTCGAGCGGGGCGTAATCGGCGACGATCATATCAGCGCCGAACTCGGCGAAGTGCTGGCAGGCATGCAGCCCGGTCGAGCCTCGGCGTCTGACCTGACCGTGTTCAAATCGCTCGGCATCGCCGTGGAGGATGCCGCGGCCGCATTATGCGCCGTGAACAACGCTACAGCGCTCGGCATCGGCCAGCACGTCGAATGGTAG